The DNA sequence GGACGCGGGCCCCGATTCCGGCTGAAGGGTGCGGGCGAGCGCGAGTTTCTGCGCATGAACTCGAACTCCTATCTCGGCATGTCCCTGCACCTCGATGTGATCGCCGCCGAAGAGGAAGCGGCGCAGCGCTACGGTGCGGGCCCGGGGGCTGTGCGTTTCATCAGCGGAACGTATGACGCGCATGTCGAGCTGGAGCGGCGGCTCGCACAGTTCCACGACCGCGAGGCCGCCATGATCTTCAGCTCGGCCTATGCGACCGTTGTGAGCACAATCGTACCGCTGACGACGGACCGCACGATCCTCATCAGTGACGAGCTGAATCACAACTGCATCATCAACGCGATGCGCCTCTCGCGTCCGCTCGACAAGGCCGTGTACGCCCATTCCAGCATGACGCAGCTGCGCGAAGCCCTCGAGAACGCCTCCACCCGGGATGCCGCACGCGCCATCGTCGTGACGGACGGGATCTTCAGCATGCGCGGCGATCATGCACCGCTCGCCGAAGTCATGGACATCGCGGCGCAATACGATGATCGCTTCCCGGAGAACGTCATCGTCGTGGTCGACGACTCTCACGGTGTGGGCGCGTTCGGCGCGACCGGGCGCGGCACCGAGGAGTACACGTCGGCTCCGCCGGCCGATGTGCTTGTCGGCACACTCGGCAAGGCGTTCGGTGTGAACGGCGGATACGTGACGTCACGCGAGGCCGTCATTCGGTTCCTGCGCGAGACTGCGCCCATGTACATCTATTCGAATCCGATCACACCGGCGGAGGCGAGCGCGGCCCTGAAATCGCTCGAGCTGCTGGACAGCCCGGCCGGACGGGAGCTGCTGGTACGCCTGCGCGCACTCACGAAGCGATTCGAGGATGGACTGGTCCGCCTCGGCTTCGAGGTGATTCCGGGCGAGCATCCCGTGGTCCCTCTGATGGTGCGGGACACGGCGCGCACGCGCGCGCTCGTCGCTCATCTGAAGGAGAACGGCGTGCTGGCCACCGGCCTGGCCTTCCCTGTCGTACCGCGCGGTGACGAGGAGATCCGGTTCCAGGTGAATGCGGACCATACGGAGGCCGATATCGACGAGGTGCTCGACGTCCTGTCCCGCTTCGGCTGAGTCCAGCCGGCCTGACCGCCTGCCCGCGCGTGACGTTGACACCGTATCGCACGCGCGTAGCTTTCGGCCGGTGAGCGCGCACATGGAGGCGGACGAGCACCGGGTGAAGCTGACGCTGCACTACGACGGCGGCGAATTCGCAGGCTGGCAGGTGCAGCGGGGGGCGCGGACGGTCCAGGGCGAGCTGGAAACGGCGCTGCGGCGCCTGACGGGGCGCGCGACACGAGTCACGGGGGCGGGCCGCACGGATGCCGGTGTCCATGCGACCGGCCAGGTCGTGGGTGTTGTCGTCCCGGAGCGCTGGACTGCGGTGGAGCTCAGGCGGGCACTCAATGCGGTACTGCCGCGGGACGTGTGGGTGGCGGAGGCGTGCATGGCCGCACCGGGATTCCACGCGCGTTACGACGCGGTCGCACGGGGGTACACATACAGGCTCGGCACAGCCGACGTTTCGCGCTCGCCGTTCGTGCGGCGCTGGTGCTGGCCGCTCGCTCAGACGGTGCCGCTGGACCGGCTGAACGATGCGGCCGCTCGCTTTCGCGGCGAGCACTCGTTCCGTGCCTTTGCGAAATCGGGGCAGCCGCACCGCGGCGAGTACTGCACGGTGCACACAGCATACTGGCGCGAGGCGTCGAGCTCGACGGCGACGTTTCACGTAGTCGCCAACCGCTTTCTGCACCACATGGTGCGGTACATGGTGGGCACGATGGTGGAGGTCGGCAGCGGACGGCGACCGGCGACGCACATCGACGCCCTGCTGCGCAACGAGCCGCACGTCGTGACATCACGACCGGCGCCGGCGGCGGGCTTGTACCTGACACGCGTGTATTACGACACGACGCAGATCGCCACACACGAAGACTGGAGCACCGGGGACGCAGCCGATGAAATTCTTTCTTGACAGCGCAGACCTGACCGAGATCCGCCGCGCCATGGACGCGGGGCTGATCGACGGCATCACGACCAACCCGTCTCTACTCGCGAAGGTCGCAGGTGCAGACCACGAGCCGCGCGAAGTGCTCGCCGAGATCTGCCGTATCGTGCCCGGCCCGATCAGTGCCGAAGTCGTCGCGACGACGCGCGACGAGATGCTGCGCGAGGGCCGCGAGCTCGCGAAGCTGGCCGACAACATCGTCGTGAAGGTGCCGCTCACCGAGGCCGGCCTCATGGCGTGCCGTCATTTCCGCGCCGAGGACATCCGCGTCAACGTCACACTCTGCTTCTCCGCGGCGCAGGCACTGCTCGCCGCGAAGGCGGGCGCCTCCTACATATCGCCGTTCGTGGGCCGCCTCGATGACATCGCGCAGGACGGCATGCAGCTGATCGAGCAGATCGTGCAGATGTACGGGAATTACGATTTCCAGACGGAGGTCCTGGTCGCGTCCGTGCGCCATCCGGTGCACGTGGTGCAGGCAGCGCTGATCGGCGCCGATGTCGCGACCGTGCCTGCCAAGGTGCTGCACCAGCTGATGCAGCATCCGCTGACGGACAAGGGCCTCGCAGGCTTCCTGGCCGACTGGCAGAAGCTGCCGGAGGCGAAGCGGGCGATCTGATGGCGAGTGCAGTGCGGCCCGGCAACATCCCACAGACCATGAGCAGCCAGTGGCAGTGATCGACGGTCCGGACACGGCATACCGCAACCCGCTCGTGGAGCGGTATGCATCCCGCGAGATGAGCATGATCTTCTCGCCCGCGTTCAAGTT is a window from the Longimicrobiales bacterium genome containing:
- the truA gene encoding tRNA pseudouridine(38-40) synthase TruA, whose product is MSAHMEADEHRVKLTLHYDGGEFAGWQVQRGARTVQGELETALRRLTGRATRVTGAGRTDAGVHATGQVVGVVVPERWTAVELRRALNAVLPRDVWVAEACMAAPGFHARYDAVARGYTYRLGTADVSRSPFVRRWCWPLAQTVPLDRLNDAAARFRGEHSFRAFAKSGQPHRGEYCTVHTAYWREASSSTATFHVVANRFLHHMVRYMVGTMVEVGSGRRPATHIDALLRNEPHVVTSRPAPAAGLYLTRVYYDTTQIATHEDWSTGDAADEILS
- the fsa gene encoding fructose-6-phosphate aldolase, coding for MKFFLDSADLTEIRRAMDAGLIDGITTNPSLLAKVAGADHEPREVLAEICRIVPGPISAEVVATTRDEMLREGRELAKLADNIVVKVPLTEAGLMACRHFRAEDIRVNVTLCFSAAQALLAAKAGASYISPFVGRLDDIAQDGMQLIEQIVQMYGNYDFQTEVLVASVRHPVHVVQAALIGADVATVPAKVLHQLMQHPLTDKGLAGFLADWQKLPEAKRAI
- a CDS encoding aminotransferase class I/II-fold pyridoxal phosphate-dependent enzyme codes for the protein MPLDRVAGVLAAHVSDLEERGTAKGAETVVTEVVRPRGGRGPRFRLKGAGEREFLRMNSNSYLGMSLHLDVIAAEEEAAQRYGAGPGAVRFISGTYDAHVELERRLAQFHDREAAMIFSSAYATVVSTIVPLTTDRTILISDELNHNCIINAMRLSRPLDKAVYAHSSMTQLREALENASTRDAARAIVVTDGIFSMRGDHAPLAEVMDIAAQYDDRFPENVIVVVDDSHGVGAFGATGRGTEEYTSAPPADVLVGTLGKAFGVNGGYVTSREAVIRFLRETAPMYIYSNPITPAEASAALKSLELLDSPAGRELLVRLRALTKRFEDGLVRLGFEVIPGEHPVVPLMVRDTARTRALVAHLKENGVLATGLAFPVVPRGDEEIRFQVNADHTEADIDEVLDVLSRFG